CGAAGCAGACAAGTTCCGACACACCTGTTGAAATGTACGAGAATCGAAGCCCTAGTGATGTGGTTAATTAAGCGTTATACAAGATAGATTGGCACATATAATGGCGTGTAGTGTTGATGTTTATGCGCTAAAGCGTTCACATTCTGCGGTGAAATAAAAGTAATTAGTGCCTTTGTTCTTGCTCCCTTCTCAAAGAGAAAGATATGCCGCAAACGTATTCTACAACTAAAAATTCCTCTTTTTCAAGCGAACATCGCCGCCATCCTGACGTTCGTTGTCATGGTGATGACCCTGATCCTGCCCATCACTATACTGGCCGTATCCGGCGCTACCCTCATGGACAGCAGGCTGCCTCCCAATCCGTACAACCTGGTCTACCAGGCGGTGTGCATGCTGCCAAATGTGGGCTTCGCGTATGGCATCACTCTCATCTGCGAGAGCGAGGAGCTAGGTAAACAGCGTTCTTGAATGTTTAAACGAACGTTGCATTATTTcacgttttagagcgcagctcttaggcgcccgttctaAGACTTTAgcccgttcctgtgttgagcgtcgtcgccgttgttggctggcgtcggcgtaaccgatagagcgaacggaGACGACAGAGAGTGAACGCAGAGTCTGTCGACGTCACGAGCCACTGGTCTCTAACCTCGCTATCCttctccgtcacgcgcgctggcccatCGGTCGGAGTTCGTgcacatgcagggctggcacgtgaactgcggctggcttcgcttgtcgcaacgatgctgtcggcgtttcgcttggttcgcgacgcctgcagtgcacagagtggtgagcgtagcactcgagcgctggcagttcctgtggcaatatgtaacgagtgTTACGTtggtacaactgcggatagccaaaacttcaaacacaattGGCGCTGCCCcagcacgaagctgcgctcagaattcgcccCGTATCGTAATCGCCAGTGAATATTTTTTGTTCTTCACATCCAAGGTCCATTTTAGTCGTCATACACACATCAACAAACTCACTTCAGAGCTAAGCAGAGCCGTTGGTATAATATTTAAACTATCCGATTTAATTCCTTTACATCTAAAAAAGGCGATATATTACGCGCATTTCTACTCCCGTTTATCTTATTGCCCACTTGTTTGGGGTACCACGACAACTACAAATTACAAAAAACTGGAAGCATTGCAAAAGAAAGTGCTCAGACTATTCGAGAACTATTTTGGTGAACCAAAAGACTTACCAAGAAATCCTTTATTTCTTAAGTATAATTTGCTTAAAGCAAGCAAATTATACGACTATAAACTCCTCCTGTACATACAGAAACATGATCTGACAGACATGTCACATGCAACATCAGGACGTTATACACTACGTAATACACAGACACCAATACCAAGAACACGTACGAATTATGGAATGTCAGCCCTCACTTATCAGATACCTGCACTAATAAATCGTGTATCTTCACAAATAAATTTTGATATCCCACCCCATAGATTTGGAATAGTCGTCACAAAGGCAGATCGTTATAATGGTGTATATTTGTCGTACTTAATGTGTTATATTTTATTTGGCTTAAGATTGTAGCATGCAGTTGACACACCGCCCTCAATGTGTCACCATTCGGAGTGAATGGGCATGTAGCGCCTCGGCACGATATCCGCTCGTCATTAGGAGTAACAGACTGGGTTCAAGCGAAGGCAAGTGCACCAAGGGTAGGCAGAAAGTGAGGTGGGCGGATGAGATTAACAAGTTCACGCGGATCGCGTGGCCGCAGCAATGCTGATGCTGAACTATCGATGATACTATCAATACTATCAATAACAGAGTCACTATtgagctatcgatagtaaaaaatactgtcgatagcgttatcgatagtaaaaaattcgatagtactatcgatagtataactcactgcagaataaacttggttgcccgcgcgcgtggtacatagtggagccggaggagcaggctgaagagcatgaaagttgacatgcttgttttcttcgccagagtgctttgctgacagatgatcataaagtcaaaatgttcagctgtagcggaaaggaaggcgtgacatgtggtggaactgcgcggattcaaatttatattgcattttatgatttcaaaaattaAATAATATCATGAACTAGGTTGgataattgtaaggtgtaactggctgCTTTTGGATGTGGCTTCATTGATGGATATATTCAGccgttttcactgcggaaataatttattcctttcgccaaaaattgctcataaattaagcgaagctgatagtaggctatcgcaaatattttgccaatttggccggccagcaacagcattaacaccgctatcgatagtattgtcacgtggttgtgacggtgaaaaatgctgcagcaagactgggaattacggagctctttatttgggcgaacttgtgcccagaaaatcaaaactcaatacacaagcgatacacgctgcgcactgatagcagcgagaacagtcgtcggccgccgAGTAAattgatcatcggtggaacgcgtcgtcttttatacatcagtcatcgaaccttccagcgttaccactggtgctcgcgtaagctctcgtaTAAACTTCACTGTTCGCGTGCGGGGCgtgatcttaacagaatgatctcaaacaatcgtgaagcttctcaaacattacggcgcggtctgcgtcaaactttGCTaatagtctttgtgggtgaaacccgaatgcatcaaaacacatcagtaaacacgcgtggcagtaatatcgctagtaatatctATTAACTAtgcatggtactaccgattgcactatcgatagtttgtcgatagtagtaccatcgatagtttctCTACACTATcgacagtttaaaaaaaaaaactatcgttGCTATCGATAGTCATTtttccgatagttctgcatcgcgAGACCAACGTCCTGCAATGGGCGCAGCGAGGCAGATGTTTGCCTATTAAGAGGCCTCTGTAGGCGGCGATTTATATATATTGTCCCCATGAAATGGCAAACCGGAGATGTCGCATGCGACAGCTAAGGGATTCACGTTTAGGTAAGCCGATTCAGGGCCGGCACAATGTCGTCATGCTGATAACCGTGTCCTTCGGACGCGTGCAGGAGAAGGCATCTCGTGGAAGAACTTCGCATCGCACAAGACCTTCCACCAGCTGTCCCTACGCAAGATCTCCGTCGCCTTGCTCACGTCTTGCTCAGTCAGCCTGGCCTTGGCCTGGTACCTGAAGAACGTGTGGCCCTTCGGCTACAGCTTCCCCAAGCCGTGGTGGTTTATCGTAATGGTAGGTCACTGAGCCTATCTCGGTTTCTGTATACTCACTGTAGAGACTCAATGGACACCTGAGCGAACAGCGGCCATTTCGACTGGCGTTAAAGTTCTGCTGAAGGCCGCAAGAAAGGCAGCTTCGCGAGTACGGTGTCCAAGACAAAAACGACACCGAATAGAATACATTTACCAGCGAGAAATAAACTGGGACGAaaaaagatgcacacaggacgatcGCGAGGCTTCAACTGAAATTTCACTTCCTGTGTGCATTTTTCTTTGTCGCTGTCTTATTCTCGCCTGGTAAAATGTATACAAGTGAAAACCAACTGTCCCAACTTTACGCATTAACTGACACACGCATTAATTGACGCAAAAAATTGTCTGTAATGCGCAAGGTGCCTGTCAGCAATGTGCAAccgatttcactcgcctgccccTAATATTGCACTTTCTAACCCTTGTCTAAAGATATCTGGACACCCGGTATACTCGTATATCTTATTCGTCGGCGCGACGTAACGTCAAGTCTCGGACGCTCTTCCTACGCGAGCTTCACTGCTGGAGACTTGAAAGGGTCTTCTAGCATTGGAAGTATAGTCTCTAGCACTGGCCAGAATTGAGACGCGTCTTCTGTATCACCGATGTGTAGGACCGCATATGCGTACTCTTTAAAAATGTAGTAGTACTTG
Above is a window of Rhipicephalus sanguineus isolate Rsan-2018 chromosome 3, BIME_Rsan_1.4, whole genome shotgun sequence DNA encoding:
- the LOC125757612 gene encoding phospholipid-transporting ATPase ABCA7-like, with amino-acid sequence MVMTLILPITILAVSGATLMDSRLPPNPYNLVYQAVCMLPNVGFAYGITLICESEELGEGISWKNFASHKTFHQLSLRKISVALLTSCSVSLALAWYLKNVWPFGYSFPKPWWFIVMVGH